One Candidatus Limnocylindrales bacterium genomic window carries:
- a CDS encoding glycosyltransferase N-terminal domain-containing protein encodes MSALSAAYRVAGAAAASWLRARARAGTEEERARRRERLGLWQGGAPASPWIWLHAASVGEVAIAAALARALRPHAGRRSLVVTCQTATGRRRLTEIHDGPAHYFPLDHEAALKHVLVRAPALFVSIETEIWPCLLRMLAARGVPAAIANARISDAAMPRYRWIRPLVAPALSSLARVCARDAVSAQRLIELGARGGAVEITGDLKLDILSSQSREACAPLFMCDAKRPLVVAGSTHDGEDEIVMQAFRILRRQLPGVRLALAPRHPARAAAVKRAVEATDVHMRMWSQGEGQCSGWDVLVMDEIGRLPGLYACAAAAFVGGSLAPGPGGHNLLEPVACGAPVVTGPHLTNVSEQRALLDRSSALRIARDPAELAAAWLDMLTHRGTYQAGVRRAQAAILEGRGAMARTVESLAALLNG; translated from the coding sequence GTGAGCGCGCTGTCGGCGGCCTATCGCGTCGCGGGCGCCGCGGCGGCGAGCTGGTTGCGAGCCCGCGCCCGCGCCGGGACCGAAGAGGAGCGGGCACGCCGCCGTGAAAGGCTCGGTTTGTGGCAGGGCGGGGCGCCGGCCTCGCCCTGGATCTGGCTCCATGCTGCATCGGTGGGCGAAGTTGCCATCGCGGCAGCGCTGGCTCGCGCTTTGCGGCCGCACGCCGGCCGCCGCAGCCTCGTCGTCACCTGCCAGACGGCAACGGGCCGGCGGCGCCTGACCGAGATCCACGACGGCCCCGCTCATTACTTCCCGCTCGATCACGAGGCGGCGCTGAAGCACGTGCTCGTCCGCGCCCCGGCCCTGTTCGTCTCCATCGAAACCGAGATCTGGCCATGCCTGCTGCGGATGCTCGCGGCCCGCGGCGTGCCGGCGGCGATCGCCAACGCCCGCATTTCGGATGCTGCGATGCCGCGCTATCGATGGATACGGCCGCTGGTGGCGCCGGCACTTTCGAGCCTGGCGCGGGTGTGCGCCCGCGACGCGGTCTCGGCCCAGCGGCTGATCGAGCTCGGCGCCCGAGGCGGCGCCGTCGAAATTACGGGTGACTTGAAGCTGGACATCCTAAGCTCGCAATCTCGTGAGGCTTGCGCGCCATTGTTCATGTGCGACGCGAAGCGGCCGCTGGTCGTCGCCGGCTCCACGCACGACGGCGAGGACGAAATCGTCATGCAGGCATTCCGCATCCTGCGCCGGCAACTGCCGGGCGTGCGCCTGGCTCTCGCACCGCGCCATCCGGCTCGCGCCGCGGCGGTGAAGAGGGCCGTCGAGGCTACGGACGTGCACATGCGGATGTGGAGTCAGGGCGAGGGCCAATGCTCGGGCTGGGACGTGCTGGTGATGGACGAGATCGGCCGCCTGCCTGGCCTGTATGCCTGCGCGGCAGCGGCGTTCGTCGGCGGCAGCCTGGCGCCCGGCCCCGGCGGCCACAACCTCCTCGAGCCCGTGGCCTGCGGAGCGCCGGTGGTGACGGGCCCGCATCTGACGAACGTAAGCGAGCAGCGCGCCCTGCTGGATCGCAGTTCGGCACTTCGTATCGCGCGCGATCCTGCCGAGCTGGCGGCGGCTTGGCTGGACATGCTCACGCATCGCGGTACCTACCAGGCGGGCGTGCGGCGCGCGCAGGCGGCGATCCTGGAAGGACGCGGCGCCATGGCGCGAACGGTCGAATCTTTGGCCGCGCTGCTCAATGGCTGA
- a CDS encoding lysophospholipid acyltransferase family protein — translation MKTTAMATSPFVPERRSGLLRRLRNNERFARLEITAAAAAIVVVLRAVRLTVRLESRNAEALERCWREGQPVLMTFWHGRSLMLPFFYRGRGACIMNSAHRDGEIVTRALERFGISSTRGSSTRGGVAGLRGLLRAQRRGLDLALIPDGPRGPAGVAKAGAVELAMLTNAPIFPLAVGCSSPMRLPTWDRMMLPRPFSRAVLYVGDPLRADRQPAGGESGESGAQRRERLRAELERRLRAACVAADRAAGAPAIEET, via the coding sequence ATGAAGACAACGGCCATGGCGACGTCGCCCTTCGTGCCTGAGCGCCGCAGCGGGCTGCTGCGGCGGCTGCGAAACAACGAGCGCTTCGCCAGGCTGGAAATCACCGCGGCGGCGGCGGCCATCGTCGTGGTGCTGCGAGCGGTGCGGCTGACCGTGCGCTTGGAATCACGCAACGCCGAGGCGCTGGAGCGCTGCTGGCGTGAAGGCCAGCCCGTGCTGATGACGTTCTGGCACGGCCGCTCGCTGATGTTGCCGTTCTTCTACCGCGGCCGCGGCGCCTGCATCATGAACAGCGCGCACCGCGACGGCGAGATCGTCACGCGCGCGCTGGAGCGGTTCGGCATCTCGAGCACGCGCGGCTCCTCCACGCGCGGCGGCGTGGCAGGACTGCGCGGACTGTTGCGCGCGCAGCGGCGCGGCCTCGATCTGGCCCTGATCCCGGACGGCCCCCGCGGGCCGGCGGGCGTGGCCAAGGCGGGCGCGGTGGAGCTGGCGATGCTGACCAACGCTCCGATCTTTCCGCTCGCCGTCGGCTGCTCCAGCCCGATGCGTCTGCCGACCTGGGATCGGATGATGCTGCCGCGTCCTTTCTCTCGCGCGGTGCTGTACGTGGGTGATCCGCTGCGCGCCGATCGGCAGCCGGCCGGCGGCGAGAGCGGTGAGAGCGGCGCGCAGCGCCGCGAGCGGCTGCGCGCCGAGCTCGAGCGGCGCCTGCGCGCAGCGTGCGTCGCGGCCGATCGCGCCGCCGGCGCGCCGGCCATCGAGGAGACGTGA
- a CDS encoding ABC transporter transmembrane domain-containing protein, whose protein sequence is MRKAAVVESMRSLPPATRPVMDALPTTGRRLLAYLRPYVWPHFAGALLCMVVYSGTAGAVPYLVRSLIDDIFSKRNHEMLVLLPALILATFTIRAAVNFGQAYLGEWVGERIVYDLRARLQEKVQHLPVSFFDRTTSAGIVSRVTSDVLLVRQALTEGAAAMIRDVTTLLVLVAVAFYLDTGLAVIAFIVLPIVIVPLQALSRRMRTLSHRGLDTLGGLSSLLQESVQGNRVVKAFGMEDYESRRFERENLRLRRLHMKAARIGAFTAPMTEVLSAVGIAAVLWYGGESVFAGGRTAGGFLAFMTALVLIYEPFKKLTRTNNIVQAGLGAAERVFALLDQPEEGGRGQDGLEVERFTDCIRFEGVCFAYGDQNVLSDVDLTIRCGQVVALVGPSGGGKSTIADLIPRFYEVHDGRITLDGIDIRTISLRSLRSLIAVVTQQTFLFNDSVRANIAYGNPGRNDEEIIAAARAANAHDFIEKLAAGYDTQVGEMGVQLSGGQRQRIAIARALLKDAPILILDEATSALDSESERLVQSAIERLMAGRTTLVIAHRLSTVRRADQIVVVADGRIVECGTHAELVAGGRLYQRLHELQLHEDNGHGDVALRA, encoded by the coding sequence GTGAGAAAGGCGGCTGTCGTGGAGAGCATGCGTTCGCTGCCACCCGCCACCCGGCCCGTCATGGATGCGCTTCCGACCACCGGGCGGCGCCTGCTCGCCTATCTGCGCCCGTATGTGTGGCCGCATTTTGCCGGTGCGTTGCTGTGCATGGTCGTCTACAGCGGCACCGCCGGCGCCGTGCCGTATCTGGTGCGCAGCCTGATCGACGACATCTTTTCCAAGCGCAACCATGAGATGCTGGTGCTGCTGCCGGCACTGATCCTTGCCACTTTCACGATTCGCGCAGCCGTCAACTTCGGTCAGGCCTATCTCGGCGAGTGGGTAGGGGAGAGGATCGTCTACGACCTGCGCGCGCGCTTGCAGGAGAAGGTGCAACATCTGCCCGTCTCCTTCTTCGACCGCACCACGTCGGCCGGCATCGTCTCGCGAGTTACCAGCGACGTCCTGCTGGTGCGCCAGGCGCTGACCGAAGGCGCCGCGGCCATGATCCGCGACGTCACTACGCTGCTGGTGCTGGTGGCGGTGGCGTTCTACCTGGACACGGGCCTTGCCGTCATCGCGTTCATCGTCCTGCCGATCGTCATCGTGCCGCTGCAGGCGCTGTCGCGCCGCATGCGCACGCTCAGCCATCGCGGCCTGGACACGCTCGGCGGCCTGTCCTCGCTGCTGCAGGAGAGCGTGCAGGGCAACCGCGTCGTCAAGGCGTTCGGCATGGAGGACTACGAGTCGCGGCGATTCGAGCGGGAGAACCTGCGCCTTCGACGCCTCCACATGAAGGCCGCGCGCATCGGCGCGTTCACCGCGCCCATGACCGAGGTGCTCTCGGCCGTCGGCATCGCTGCGGTGCTGTGGTACGGCGGCGAGTCCGTGTTCGCCGGCGGGCGCACCGCCGGCGGGTTCCTGGCCTTCATGACGGCGCTGGTCCTGATCTACGAGCCGTTCAAGAAGCTGACGCGCACCAACAACATCGTGCAGGCGGGCCTTGGGGCGGCCGAGCGCGTGTTCGCGCTCCTGGATCAGCCCGAGGAAGGCGGTCGCGGCCAGGACGGCCTCGAGGTCGAACGGTTCACCGACTGCATCCGCTTCGAAGGCGTCTGCTTCGCCTACGGCGACCAGAACGTGCTGAGCGATGTCGATCTGACGATTCGCTGCGGCCAGGTGGTGGCGCTGGTCGGGCCGAGCGGCGGCGGCAAGAGCACGATTGCCGACCTCATCCCGCGCTTCTACGAGGTCCATGACGGCCGCATCACGCTCGACGGCATCGACATCCGGACGATCTCGCTGCGCAGCTTGCGGTCGCTGATCGCGGTGGTGACGCAGCAGACGTTCCTGTTCAACGACAGCGTGCGTGCCAACATCGCCTACGGGAATCCGGGGCGCAACGACGAAGAGATCATCGCGGCGGCGCGCGCCGCCAATGCACACGACTTCATCGAGAAGCTGGCGGCGGGCTACGACACCCAGGTCGGCGAGATGGGCGTGCAGCTTTCCGGCGGCCAGCGCCAGCGCATCGCCATCGCCCGTGCGCTGCTCAAGGACGCGCCCATCCTGATCCTGGATGAGGCCACCAGCGCGCTGGACTCGGAGTCGGAGCGGCTGGTGCAATCGGCCATCGAGCGCCTGATGGCGGGGCGCACCACGCTGGTCATCGCCCACCGGCTCTCGACCGTGCGTCGCGCCGATCAGATCGTGGTGGTGGCCGACGGCCGCATCGTCGAATGCGGCACGCACGCCGAGCTGGTGGCGGGCGGGCGCCTGTACCAGCGGCTGCACGAGTTGCAGCTCCATGAAGACAACGGCCATGGCGACGTCGCCCTTCGTGCCTGA
- the lpxB gene encoding lipid-A-disaccharide synthase, with protein sequence MSRRILMVAGEASGDALGARLAAALLECDPALHLFGVGGPRMRGAGVEILTDISELGVMGFAELGRGLGRAIGLLRRLRRELRSGAADLFVPIDFPDFNLPLCRTARRAGVKVAYYVSPQVWAWRRGRIATIAATVDRMIVLFPFEEQLYRKAGIDAHFVGHPLAEDVTARADPATTRRRYGLTGDAPLLALLPGSRRREVDIMLPPMLEAARALSARVQCAAAEAVSLPPGFLASRLGSGGRRIAVVRDDTYDLLAASDVALVTSGTATLETALLGCPMVVAYRMSAFTYAIARRLVKVPHIAMPNLLLGRTVVPELIQDEVTGPRMTQEVARYLDEPDYRARTVAALGKVRGSLRRPGSVRAAARLVLETLA encoded by the coding sequence ATGAGCCGGCGCATTCTCATGGTCGCCGGCGAGGCCTCGGGTGACGCGCTCGGAGCACGCCTGGCCGCCGCGCTGCTCGAGTGCGACCCTGCGCTGCATCTCTTCGGAGTCGGCGGGCCGCGCATGCGCGGCGCCGGCGTCGAGATCCTGACCGACATCTCCGAGCTGGGCGTGATGGGCTTTGCCGAGCTCGGTCGCGGCCTGGGCCGTGCGATCGGGCTGCTTCGCCGGCTGCGCCGCGAGCTGAGGTCAGGCGCGGCCGATCTCTTCGTTCCGATCGATTTCCCCGACTTCAACCTGCCGCTGTGCCGCACCGCGCGCCGCGCCGGCGTCAAGGTCGCCTACTACGTCAGCCCACAGGTGTGGGCGTGGCGGCGCGGCCGCATCGCCACCATCGCCGCCACCGTCGACCGAATGATCGTGCTGTTCCCGTTCGAAGAGCAGCTTTATCGCAAGGCCGGAATCGACGCGCACTTCGTCGGGCATCCGCTGGCCGAGGACGTGACGGCTCGTGCGGACCCGGCAACGACGCGCAGGCGCTACGGCCTCACCGGCGACGCGCCGCTGCTGGCGTTGCTGCCGGGCAGCCGCCGCCGGGAGGTCGACATCATGTTGCCGCCTATGCTGGAGGCCGCACGCGCGCTGTCGGCGCGCGTGCAGTGCGCCGCGGCCGAAGCGGTCTCACTGCCGCCGGGCTTTCTCGCATCCAGGCTCGGGAGCGGCGGCCGCCGCATCGCCGTCGTGCGCGACGACACCTACGACCTGCTCGCCGCCAGCGACGTGGCGCTGGTGACGTCGGGAACCGCGACGCTGGAGACGGCGCTGCTCGGCTGCCCCATGGTCGTGGCCTACCGAATGTCGGCCTTCACCTACGCCATCGCGCGGCGCCTGGTGAAGGTCCCGCACATCGCCATGCCCAATCTGCTGCTCGGCAGGACGGTCGTGCCCGAGCTGATCCAGGACGAGGTGACGGGCCCGCGCATGACGCAGGAGGTGGCACGATACCTCGACGAGCCGGACTATCGCGCCCGGACCGTTGCAGCCCTCGGCAAGGTGCGAGGCTCGCTGCGGCGGCCGGGATCGGTGCGTGCAGCGGCCCGGCTGGTGCTGGAGACACTTGCGTGA
- a CDS encoding Gfo/Idh/MocA family oxidoreductase has protein sequence MARASARASGWRARRAAAMSGARASVIRAGVIGAGHLGSFHAEKYAAMAGVELVGIHDIDAARARSVAQQCGCRAMASLHELLADADCVSIAVPTVAHHEVTLAAVAAGVHVLVEKPLAASVAQGDEIVEAAERAGLLVQVGHLERFNPAFTDLPAIVANPRFIECHRLSPFAGRGTDIDVVFDVMIHDLDLIAYIVGRELESVEAIGVPVLSEHADIANARLRFRGGCIANVTASRVSLKRERRLRIFQEDAYVAVDFDSRSLRVMRRRQEGGAVDPASPMQALSLDERSFDDADPLRAQIEAFVAAVRGERQPAVSAREAMTALELADAVLVALERERERHGG, from the coding sequence GTGGCCCGTGCCAGCGCTCGCGCGTCCGGCTGGCGCGCCAGGCGGGCGGCGGCCATGAGCGGTGCGCGCGCCAGCGTGATTCGCGCCGGCGTGATCGGCGCGGGCCATCTCGGCAGCTTCCACGCGGAGAAGTACGCGGCAATGGCCGGCGTGGAGCTCGTCGGCATCCATGACATCGATGCCGCACGCGCACGGTCGGTCGCGCAGCAGTGCGGCTGTCGCGCCATGGCTTCGCTCCACGAGCTGCTGGCGGACGCCGACTGCGTCAGCATCGCCGTTCCCACCGTCGCGCACCATGAGGTCACGCTCGCCGCTGTGGCCGCCGGCGTGCACGTGCTGGTGGAGAAGCCGCTGGCCGCCAGCGTCGCGCAAGGCGATGAGATCGTCGAAGCTGCCGAGCGCGCGGGCCTGCTCGTGCAGGTCGGACACCTGGAGCGCTTCAATCCCGCCTTCACCGACCTGCCGGCGATCGTCGCGAACCCGCGCTTCATCGAATGCCACCGGCTGTCGCCGTTTGCCGGCCGCGGCACCGACATCGACGTCGTCTTCGACGTCATGATCCACGACCTCGACCTGATCGCCTACATCGTCGGGCGCGAGCTCGAGAGCGTGGAGGCGATCGGCGTGCCCGTGCTCAGCGAGCACGCCGACATCGCCAACGCGCGCCTGCGCTTCCGAGGCGGCTGCATCGCCAACGTCACCGCCAGCCGCGTCTCGCTCAAGCGCGAGCGGCGGCTGCGCATCTTTCAGGAAGACGCCTACGTGGCGGTGGACTTCGATTCGCGCAGCCTGCGCGTCATGCGACGCAGGCAGGAAGGCGGCGCCGTCGATCCGGCTTCGCCGATGCAGGCGCTGTCGCTGGACGAGCGCTCCTTCGACGATGCCGACCCGCTGCGCGCACAGATCGAGGCATTCGTGGCCGCGGTGCGCGGGGAGCGACAGCCCGCGGTCAGCGCGCGCGAAGCCATGACGGCGCTGGAGCTGGCCGATGCGGTGCTGGTCGCGCTCGAGCGCGAGCGGGAGCGGCATGGAGGATGA
- the lpxI gene encoding UDP-2,3-diacylglucosamine diphosphatase LpxI (LpxI, functionally equivalent to LpxH, replaces it in LPS biosynthesis in a minority of bacteria.), which yields MSAGPGQQDVSAGDAAGGDDLAVAAGDTLGLLAGNGSFPLLLAREARARGCRIVAVAHRGETDESLEDFADSVTWIRVGQLGKMIKAFHRAGVTRAVMAGGINKVASLTSLRPDLRGLMFLRKVSGMGDDSILRALADELETEGIRVLPSTLFLERILAHPGLIAGPKPSRHCLDDVRLGCRVLTALGPFDVGQGIVVERGVVLAIEAVEGTDEMVRRAGRIGRGGAVVVKMAKRGQDMRFDVPAVGPTTIETMTKAHACVLAVQAGATILLDSQRMAELAAQNGISILGCTASGVVSGLSHE from the coding sequence GTGAGCGCGGGGCCGGGACAGCAGGACGTGTCCGCAGGCGACGCCGCCGGCGGCGACGACCTGGCCGTGGCGGCGGGCGACACGCTCGGGCTGCTGGCCGGCAACGGCAGCTTTCCTTTGCTGCTGGCGCGCGAGGCGCGCGCGCGCGGTTGTCGCATCGTCGCCGTGGCGCATCGCGGAGAGACCGACGAGTCGCTCGAGGATTTTGCCGACTCGGTCACCTGGATCCGCGTCGGGCAGCTCGGAAAGATGATCAAGGCGTTTCATCGCGCCGGCGTCACGCGCGCGGTGATGGCCGGCGGCATCAACAAGGTCGCCTCGCTGACCTCGCTTCGTCCCGACCTTCGCGGGCTCATGTTCCTGCGCAAGGTGTCCGGCATGGGCGACGACTCGATTCTGCGCGCGCTGGCCGACGAGCTCGAGACCGAGGGAATTCGCGTCCTTCCCTCGACGCTGTTCCTGGAGCGCATCCTCGCCCATCCCGGCCTCATCGCCGGGCCCAAGCCCTCGCGCCATTGTCTCGACGACGTGCGGCTGGGCTGCCGGGTGCTGACCGCGCTCGGACCGTTCGACGTGGGGCAGGGGATCGTGGTGGAGCGCGGGGTGGTACTGGCCATCGAGGCCGTCGAGGGCACCGACGAGATGGTGCGACGCGCCGGGCGCATCGGCCGCGGCGGCGCCGTCGTGGTCAAGATGGCCAAGCGCGGCCAGGACATGCGCTTCGACGTTCCCGCCGTCGGACCGACGACCATCGAGACGATGACGAAGGCGCACGCGTGCGTGCTTGCCGTGCAGGCCGGCGCCACCATCCTTCTCGACAGCCAGCGCATGGCGGAGCTGGCGGCGCAGAACGGCATCAGCATCCTCGGATGCACGGCCAGCGGCGTCGTCAGCGGGCTTTCCCATGAATGA
- the lpxA gene encoding acyl-ACP--UDP-N-acetylglucosamine O-acyltransferase, producing MVDRGTQVHPTAIVADGARLGDGVVVGPYSIIGANVEIGDRTEIGPHVVVDGHTRIGARCRIVGQASIGTPPQDLKYAGGPTRLEMGDDNIVREFVTLNRATEHGGGVTRIGNRCMFMAYAHVAHDCSIGDQVVMANAATLAGHVTIEDFAIVGGLVAIHQFVRIGESVILGGGAMVTLDVPPFCLAAGDRASLHGLNLVGLRRRGFSEETIKGLRAAYRTLFQTGHKLREALRLLREQTPAQPEVERLVSFIEASERGICR from the coding sequence TTGGTCGATAGAGGAACACAGGTTCATCCGACCGCTATCGTTGCGGACGGGGCGCGTCTCGGCGACGGCGTCGTCGTCGGTCCCTATTCGATCATCGGCGCCAACGTCGAGATCGGGGACAGGACGGAGATCGGGCCGCATGTGGTCGTGGATGGGCATACGCGCATCGGCGCTAGGTGCCGGATCGTGGGGCAGGCTTCGATCGGGACGCCGCCGCAGGATCTGAAGTATGCGGGGGGGCCGACGCGGCTGGAGATGGGAGACGACAACATCGTTCGCGAGTTCGTCACTCTCAATCGCGCGACCGAGCATGGCGGCGGCGTCACGCGCATCGGCAACCGCTGCATGTTCATGGCCTACGCGCACGTCGCGCATGACTGCAGCATCGGCGATCAGGTGGTGATGGCGAATGCGGCCACGCTTGCCGGACACGTCACCATCGAAGACTTCGCGATCGTCGGAGGCCTCGTGGCGATCCATCAGTTCGTGCGCATCGGCGAATCGGTGATCCTCGGCGGCGGCGCCATGGTGACGCTGGACGTGCCGCCGTTCTGTCTTGCCGCCGGCGACCGCGCCAGCCTGCACGGGCTCAACCTCGTGGGCCTGCGCCGGCGTGGTTTCAGTGAAGAGACGATCAAGGGACTGCGTGCCGCCTATCGCACGCTGTTCCAGACCGGGCACAAGCTGCGCGAGGCCCTGCGGCTGCTGCGCGAGCAGACGCCGGCCCAGCCGGAGGTGGAGCGGCTGGTCTCCTTCATCGAAGCCTCGGAGCGAGGGATCTGCCGGTGA
- a CDS encoding OmpH family outer membrane protein, translating into MKKFVFSAAAFLVVASAAPAAAELKIGYIVTQRLMQETKLGKDAQATLKGRLEDAQKKLDGKLESVKKLEADVEKRMAVLNEDEKKKLGDEYEKQLREAKRMKEDYQRDLSKAEAEVMGNMTQKLRGVIEKFAKENGYDLILDASVTLYVSGDGDVTDEILAAADKAK; encoded by the coding sequence ATGAAGAAGTTCGTTTTCTCGGCCGCCGCCTTTCTGGTCGTGGCGTCGGCCGCTCCGGCCGCCGCCGAGCTCAAGATCGGTTACATCGTCACGCAGCGTCTCATGCAGGAGACCAAGCTCGGCAAGGATGCGCAGGCCACGCTCAAGGGCCGCCTCGAGGACGCGCAGAAGAAGCTCGACGGCAAGCTCGAAAGCGTCAAGAAGCTGGAAGCCGACGTCGAGAAGCGCATGGCGGTTCTCAACGAGGACGAGAAGAAGAAGCTCGGCGACGAGTACGAGAAGCAGCTGCGCGAAGCCAAGCGGATGAAGGAGGACTACCAGCGCGACCTGTCCAAGGCCGAAGCCGAAGTCATGGGGAACATGACGCAGAAGCTGCGCGGCGTGATCGAGAAGTTCGCGAAGGAGAACGGATACGACCTGATCCTGGATGCCAGCGTCACGCTCTATGTGTCGGGGGACGGGGACGTCACGGACGAGATCCTCGCCGCCGCCGACAAGGCGAAGTGA
- the bamA gene encoding outer membrane protein assembly factor BamA has protein sequence MNVRRSLLIVPLCFLIAFAPCQAAAQPAADAPVVKQIQVRGPRRVEEAAIRIHITQPVGGRLDQALIDADVKNVYRMGFFENVWVTTEPAPGGVVLTYNVQERPYVIAVEFEGNENVEKADLEAVVGIRPRTVFDPQKAWEGIRQIKKTYAGEGYPDAEVTYTVEADAAGNAKVRYKIDEKNSVLVEEIHFQGVNAFSERKLRSVMSTRRAWILSWFTGAGILKEEELATDVERLTAFYYDNGYIQVRVDEPEVTRTEDGLELTIRIEEGDQYRIGQVKFGGEVLLPEEELLEASRLESGKIFRPSRLRESIFGLTEAYGNLGHAFAEAVPDTEVHPDTKLVDVTFKMSSGPVVSVGRIDIKGNTKTRDYVVRRELRLQEGERFSGKGLRESRERTKRLGIFDEVEVTSTRAEEPDKVNLQVTVKEARTGTFAAGAGFSSEDALLANARITERNLFGRGQIATFNVDFGTQRQNFRLGFTEPWAFNIPLTLGFDIFHWQYEFDNFERGGTGGSIRASYPLWELGLRELMGASLDNIRIGLEYRLENSRIDGVSRSAPAHMFEEEGTKLTSSLRPSISRNTIDQPFDPTEGSLNTVSAEFAGLGGAQDFIKVDVSSRWYWPIYRSEAGWKLVYSTAGTFGWGIGDAGLNGKELPLSERYFPGGINTVRGFQARSLGPREEFCERNGTDCEDEEVGGSSELIFNNELIFPIIQDAGVKGVIFFDAGNAFSQEEGIELSEMRLSAGLGVRWLSPFGPLRIEVGFPFNAKKADEESLVLFSFGTPF, from the coding sequence GTGAACGTGCGAAGGTCATTGCTGATCGTGCCGCTGTGCTTCCTGATCGCGTTCGCTCCGTGCCAGGCGGCGGCGCAGCCGGCGGCCGATGCGCCCGTGGTCAAGCAGATCCAGGTGCGAGGCCCGAGGCGCGTCGAGGAAGCCGCCATTCGCATCCACATCACGCAGCCGGTCGGCGGCAGGCTCGACCAGGCGCTCATCGACGCGGACGTCAAGAACGTCTACCGCATGGGCTTCTTCGAGAACGTGTGGGTGACCACCGAGCCGGCTCCGGGCGGCGTGGTGCTCACCTACAACGTGCAGGAGCGGCCGTACGTCATCGCCGTCGAGTTCGAGGGCAACGAAAACGTCGAGAAGGCCGACCTCGAGGCCGTGGTGGGCATCCGCCCGCGCACGGTGTTCGATCCGCAGAAGGCATGGGAGGGCATCCGGCAGATCAAGAAGACCTATGCCGGCGAGGGCTATCCGGACGCCGAAGTCACATACACCGTCGAGGCCGACGCCGCCGGCAACGCGAAGGTCCGCTACAAGATCGACGAGAAGAACAGCGTGCTGGTCGAGGAGATCCACTTCCAGGGCGTCAACGCGTTCAGCGAGCGCAAGCTGCGCAGCGTCATGTCGACGCGCCGTGCGTGGATCCTTTCCTGGTTCACCGGCGCCGGCATCCTCAAGGAAGAGGAGCTGGCCACCGACGTCGAGCGCCTGACGGCGTTCTACTATGACAACGGCTACATCCAGGTGCGCGTCGACGAGCCCGAGGTCACGCGCACCGAGGATGGCCTGGAGCTGACGATCCGCATCGAGGAGGGCGACCAGTACCGCATCGGGCAGGTCAAGTTCGGCGGCGAGGTTCTGCTGCCCGAGGAGGAGCTGCTCGAGGCGTCGCGGCTGGAGAGCGGCAAGATCTTCCGTCCCAGCCGCCTTCGCGAGTCGATCTTCGGGCTGACGGAGGCCTACGGAAACCTGGGCCACGCCTTCGCCGAGGCGGTGCCCGACACCGAGGTGCACCCGGATACCAAGCTGGTGGACGTCACCTTCAAGATGAGCAGCGGCCCGGTCGTCAGCGTCGGCCGCATCGACATCAAGGGCAACACCAAGACGCGCGACTACGTCGTGCGCCGCGAGCTGCGCCTGCAGGAAGGCGAGCGCTTCTCGGGCAAGGGCCTGCGCGAGAGCCGCGAGCGCACCAAGCGCCTCGGCATCTTCGACGAGGTCGAGGTCACCAGCACTCGCGCCGAGGAGCCCGACAAGGTGAACCTGCAGGTGACGGTCAAGGAGGCGCGCACGGGCACCTTCGCGGCCGGCGCCGGCTTCAGCTCCGAGGACGCGCTGCTGGCCAACGCGCGCATCACCGAGCGCAACCTGTTCGGCCGCGGACAGATCGCCACGTTCAACGTGGACTTCGGAACGCAGCGGCAGAACTTCCGCCTCGGCTTTACCGAGCCGTGGGCGTTCAACATCCCGCTGACGCTCGGCTTCGACATCTTCCACTGGCAGTACGAGTTCGACAATTTCGAGCGCGGCGGCACCGGTGGCTCGATCCGCGCGAGCTATCCGCTGTGGGAGCTCGGCCTGCGCGAGCTGATGGGCGCCTCGCTCGACAACATCCGCATCGGCCTGGAGTACCGGCTCGAGAACTCCCGCATCGACGGCGTCAGCCGCAGCGCGCCGGCGCACATGTTCGAGGAGGAGGGCACCAAGCTCACCAGCAGCCTGCGTCCATCGATCTCGCGCAACACGATCGACCAGCCTTTCGACCCGACCGAAGGATCGCTCAATACGGTGTCGGCCGAGTTCGCAGGCCTCGGCGGAGCGCAGGACTTCATCAAGGTCGACGTCAGCTCGCGCTGGTACTGGCCGATCTACCGCTCGGAGGCCGGCTGGAAGCTGGTGTACTCGACCGCCGGCACGTTCGGCTGGGGCATCGGCGATGCCGGCCTCAACGGCAAGGAGCTGCCGCTGTCGGAGCGCTACTTCCCCGGCGGCATCAACACCGTGCGCGGCTTCCAGGCCCGCTCGCTCGGCCCGCGCGAGGAGTTCTGCGAGCGCAACGGCACCGACTGCGAGGACGAAGAGGTCGGCGGCAGCAGCGAGCTGATCTTCAACAACGAATTGATCTTCCCCATCATCCAGGACGCCGGCGTCAAGGGCGTGATCTTCTTCGACGCCGGCAACGCCTTCAGCCAGGAGGAAGGAATCGAGCTGAGCGAGATGCGGCTGTCGGCCGGTCTGGGCGTACGATGGCTGTCGCCCTTCGGCCCGCTGCGCATCGAGGTCGGCTTCCCGTTCAACGCGAAGAAGGCCGACGAGGAGAGCCTGGTGCTGTTCTCGTTCGGCACCCCGTTCTGA